In Dryocola sp. LX212, the genomic stretch TATAGCGCGGTGCGGTGTGGAAATCGTCGGAGTACGGCGCGATATCCGCCTCGTCAAGACGCAGGGTGATGTTGCCGCCGTTGCGCTCGTCCCAGCCCTTCAGCCAGGCGTCGCTGGTCGCTTTGATCATGCCTTCAACAAACCAGGCGTTAAGGATGTTCTGCATTGTGTTTTCCTGTTTGAACTGGCGGATGACGCTTACGCTTATCCGCCCTACGATAATTAGTTCTAAGGTGGATAAGCGCAGCCCATCCACCGACTGTATTAAGCGCGTTTGCTCAGCGTCTCTTTTTCGTAATGGCGAACGGTGTTCAGCCACTGCGCGTCCGCTGGCGTGTCGTTGCGCTGGCAGTACATCTCCCAGACCGCCTGCCACGGCAGGCACTTCTGCTCTTCCAGCAGCGCCAGACGCGCGGTGTAGTCGCCCTCTTTCTCAAGCTGGCGCAGAGTTTCCGTTGGCTCCAGCAGCGCGCGCAGCAGGGCCTTCTTCATATTGCGGGTGCCGATAACCCACGCCGCGATGCGGTTGATGGACGCGTCGAAGAAGTCGAGGCCGATATGCACGCGGTCGAACAGGTCGTGACGGATGATTTCGCTGGCGATGGCCTGAGTTTCGTCATCCAGCAGCACCACGTGGTCGCTGTCCCAGCGTACCGGACGGCTGACGTGCAGCAGCAGGCGCGGCACGTAGAGCATGGCGCTGGAGATCTTGTCGGAGATAACCTCGGTCGGGTGGAAGTGGCCCGCGTCCAGGCACAGCGCGGTCTGGCGGCTGGTGGCGTAGCCGAAGTAGAACTCGTTGGAGCCGACGGTGTAGCTTTCCGCACCGATGCCGAACAATTTGCTCTCTACTGCGTCGATGTGGTGCGCCGGGTTCAGCTTCTCACTGATGACCTCATCAAGGGCTTCCAGCAGGCGCTGGCGCGGGGCCAGGCGGTCAACGGTGATGTCTTTCATGCCGTCCGGGATCCAGATGTTCATCACCGACGGCGTGCCGAGCTGTTCGCCAAAGTAAGCGGAGACTTTGCGGCTGGCCTTCACATGGTCAATCCAGAACTGGCGGATTTTGTCGTCGGCGTGGGAGAGGGTGAAGCCGTCCGCGCTCAGCGGGTGGGAGAAGCAGGAGGGGTTGAAATCCAGCCCCAGCTTGTTGGCTTTTGCCCATTCCACCCAGTTTTTAAAGTGTTCTGGTTTGATTTTATCGCGGGACACAGGGGTGTCGGATTCAAGGTAGATCGCATGCAGGTTCAGGCGCTTTGGCCCCGGGATCAGGCTCAGCGCCTGCTCCAGATCGGCACGCAGTTCCGCCGCGTTGCGAGCCTTACCCGGATAGTTACCGGTGGCCTGGATACCGCCGCTCAGCGTGCCCTCAGGGTTTTCAAATCCGGCAACGTCGTCGCCCTGCCAGCAGTGCATTGAAACCGGCAGGCGGTCGAGCTGATGCAGCGCGGCTTCAACATCTACGCCCACGGCGGCAAAGCGCTGCTTAGCCAGTTCCCAGGCCCGATCGATAGTGGTGGTCATGCGCAAAACTCCTTACAGGTTTGACGGTTGTGCTGAAACTGCGCCACGTAGCGGGCAATTTCGCTGTCTGTTTGAGGGGAAAAGGGGGTGAGTTCGTAGTTGGCGGCGACGACTTTGCGGAAGTCATCGACGTCGGTGATTTCGTCCAGCGCCATCAGCTGACAGCCGACGTTGCCGAGGGTCGAGGCCTCTACCGGCCCGGCGAGCACCGGCACGCCGCAGGCGTCGGCGCAGAGCTGGTTGAGCAGGGCGTTCTGGCTGCCGCCGCCGACGATGTGCAGGCAGCTCACCGGGCGGCCGCGCAGGTCGGCGAGCTCTTTGAGAATTTGCGCGTACAGCAGCGCCAGGCTGTCGAAAATGCAGCGCGCCAGCTCGCTGTCGGTCAGCGGCACCGGCTGGTGGCTTTCCCGGCAGGCAGTCTGGATTTCGTGGCTCATGCTTTCCGGGTTGATGAAGCGGTCATCGTTCGGGTTAATCACGAACTTACATGCCGGGATAAGCTGGGTGCGGGCAATCAGGTCAGATAAATCGGTAATTCCCAGCTCGCGGGTCACGCGCTGGAGCAACCACAGCCCCATGATATTTTTCAACACGCGGTAGCGGCCCTCCGCCCCGCCTTCGTTGGTGATATTGGCGGCCAGCGACTTCGGCGTGGCGTACGGCGTTTTGTTCTCTATCCCCATCAGCGACCAGGTACCGGACGACAGATAGGCCGCGTCTTTGTCTTTCAGCGGCGCGCCGATGACCGCGCTGGCGGTGTCGTGCGTGGCAACGGAGACAACCGGGATTTTATTGCCTTCGCGGCAAACCCACTGGCCGATAACGTTGCCGGGATGGGTCGGGGTGCCGAACCATTTTTGCGGAACGCCGGCCCAGGCGAGCAGGGTTTCATCCCAGCTGTCGCTGTTGATGTTCACCAGCTGGGTGGTGGTGGCGTTGGTGTACTCCCAGTTCAGCGCGCCGGTCAGGCGGTAGCAAAAGTAGTCGGGGATCAGCAGCGCGTGTTCGACCTTATCGAGCAGCTCCGGCTGCTGTTCGCTCAGGGCGCGCAGCTGGTAAAGGGTATTGAAGGGCAGAAACTGGATGCCGGTGCGGCGATAGATCTCTTCGCGGCCTAATTCGCCCAGCGCCCTGTCCATCACGCCGTCGGTGCGGCTGTCGCGGTAAGAGACGGGCAGGCCGACGCGGTTGCCGTCGCGGTCAATCAGCACGAAATCCACGCCCCAGGTGTCGATGCCGATGCTGTCGATGCGAATGCCTTCGTCGCAGGCCTTTTGCAGGCCGATGCGGATCTCGCTTTCCAGCGCGTCCAGATCCCAGGCGGTGGTTTCCTCTACCTGTTTCAGGCAGTTGCTGAAACGGTGAATTTCTCGCAGGCAGATGTGGCGGGTGCCGCTTTCGAAGCGGGCCAGCATGACGCGGCCGCTTGAAGCGCCCAGGTCAACCGCAACGCTATGGCGTACAGTCATGGTCGGGGGTCCTTACAAAAGAATTGCCCCCACTTTAGAAAGGAACGTCCGCGCCCACCTTCTCATTACTGACAGCGCGAATGGCCCGCTGGCAAAGATGCAAAGATGAACGTGAGTGAGGTCACAGAATCGCGCTTGCACCGGTCTTATGCGGCCTGTGACGCTATCCACACTTCCCGATCTTTCCCGTCGTTTCTTAAAAAACGTGCAGCTTTTAGCGAATTTTGTGTCGAAAATTTAAGGTGCAGATGAGAATGGTTATCTACTATCAGGCATCGGTTAATCAGCATGGTGGGCGTGAGAATGACAATACTGCATGGCTTTGACTTCTTCCCTTCCGGTGCTGCGTCGGTGGCGATTGAGCCGCGTTTGCCGCAGGCGGCGTTTCCGGAACACCACCACGACTTCTGCGAAATTGTGATTGTGGAGCACGGCACCGGGACGCACGTCTTCAACGGCCAGCCCTACACGCTGAGCGGCGGGTCGGTCTGCTTTGTGCGCGATCACGACCGCCATCTTTACGAACACACGGAAAACCTCTGCCTGACCAACATTCTTTACCGCGCGCCGGATGCGTTTTGCTTCCTCTCCGGGCTGGATAAGCTGCTGCCGCAGGAACAGGATGGTATCTATCCGTCCCACTGGCGCGTGAATCAGCCCGTGCTGCAGCAGGTTCGTGGGCTTATCGAACAGTTTGAAAATGTAGGGGAAAGTCCCGATACGCATGCCGTCGCCAACCGGGAGATCCTCTTTATGCAGCTGCTGGTGCTGCTGCGAAAGGGCAGCATGGCGGAAGGCGCGACAAACTCCGAAGGCCGACTCAACCAGCTGATGGCGTGGCTGGAAGAGCATTTTGCCGAAGATGTTTGCTGGGAACAGCTCGCCTCACAGTTCACCCTTTCGCTGCGCACGCTGCATCGCCAGTTGAAGCAGCAAACCGGCATGACGCCGCAGCGCTACCTGAACCGTTTACGCCTGATGAAAGCGCGTCACCTGCTGCGCCATGGGGAAGAGAGCGTCACGGATATCGCATTCCAGTGCGGCTTCGGCGACAGCAACCATTTCTCGACCCTGTTCAAACGGGAGTTCGCCTGGTCCCCACGCGAAATTCGCCAGGGACGGGATACTCAACTTCAGTAATCGCGAAGGCAATCACCGTTTTTTGTCCAAAAAAAGCCAATAATTTCTGATTGTTCTGGTTTTGAGGGCGAGCTGTGGCTGGTCATTTAATGCTTAAGAAAGCGGATTTTTTTGCATCCGCCACCCAGCCCGTGGCGGTGGCGGACCGCTATCCGCAAAACGTTTTCGCGGAGCATACCCACGATTTTTGCGAGCTGGTGCTGGTGTGGCGCGGCAACGGGCTGCATATCCTCAATGACCGTTCTTATCGCATCACCTGCGGTGACCTGTTTTATATCCGCGCCGAGGACCGCCACAGCTACGAATCGGTCAACGATCTGGTTCTGCATAACATTATCTTCTGCCCAGAACGCCTGAAGCTTAACGTTGACTGGGGGGATCTGCTACACAGCAACGACGTGCGCTGGCGGCTCAGCAGCCACGGCATGGCCCAGGCCCGGCAGCTTATCGCACAGCTGGAGCATGAAAGCCCGAAACCGGATGCGCTGTCCCTTTGCCTGACGGAAAGCTTGTTTTTACAGCTTTGCATCATGCTGCGCAGGCATCGCTATCAGCCGCAGGATGCGACGGGGCTGGAAAGAGGCGAGACGCTGGATCTGCTGATGGGCGTGCTGGGAAAAAGCCTGGAAACCCCGTTCGATTTACAGCACTTTTGCCAGCAGCAGCAGGTGACGGAGCGCAATCTGCGGCAGCTTTTTCGCCAGCAAACTGGCATGTCGGTCAGCCAGTATTTGCGTCAGCTACGGATCTGCCAGGCGCAGGATTTACTGCGCCACAGCGAGATGCTGATTGGCGATATCGCCACGCGCTGCGGCTTTGAGGACAGTAACTATTTTTCGGTGGTGTTCACCAAAGAGACAGGATTGACGCCACGGATGTGGCGCCAGCGATATGCCGCAGCTGTATGATCAGTTTGCCATGCCCAGGCCAACGATGTTGGCGGCGAGGATAATCACTACGCAGCCTACGCTCAGCACGCCAACCGGACGGCGGCCAGCGGATTTCCACTCTTTCATAATCAGACCAACCAGCCCGCCGCACAGCACGTAGAAGCTCATGTGTAGCATCCAGCTCATATAGTCATACTGCGCCGGGATTTTGGCGTGTCCCCAGGCGTAGAAAAAGAACTGCAGGTACCACATCAGCCCACCGAGGGCGGCAAACAGCACGTTGGCGATAATCAGCGGTTTGGCGACAGAGAAGTCGGCTTTTATCGACAGATGTTTCATTTTTGCCAGACGTATGAAGCAGAAGCCCAGGTTGATAACCGCTCCGCCACCCATAATTACCACATAACTCGGCAGCGCAACGTAAAGCGGGTCAACGCCCAGCGCGGCGGCGGCTTCATGCATCGGTTTTGCGGCGTCCATCGCAAAGGACATGCCCGCGGAGAAAATGCCGCACATGACGGCCAGCACCAGCCCTTTTTTGAGGTTAAATTCTTCGGCTCTAATACCCATCTGGCGCTCTTTTAGCTGGCCTGCGCGGGTAACAATCGCCACGCCGATAACCGCAACCAGCACGCCCAGCAGCGTCATACGTCCACCCGGTGTGCCAATCAGCACGTCGAATTTTCCGGCAATAATTGGCGTCATCAGGGTACCGACGATAAGCGTAATGCCAATTGCAATGCCAATGCCCATTGACATCCCCAGGTAGCGCATCGTCAGACCGTAATTGATATTGCCAATGCCCCACATTGCACCAAACAGGAACACCGGCAACAGTGTAGAAGCCCCGAAGGCGCCATAGTAAGACCAGAAGTCCGGCAGCAGGGTTGCGCTGACGGCCCAGGGTAAAACAATCCACGATACGAAGCCGCCCACCGCCCACATGGTCTCCCATGACCAGCGCTGTACTTTTTTGAAAGGAGCATAAAAGCAGGCCGCGCTTGCCGCGCCGACCAGATGCCAAAGTATCCCCATTGCGATCGCGTTACTCATTATTATCCCTCTGTTTTAACTGGAAAACGCAGGGGCTACCGCTTGCTACCCCAGTGGCATTCAGTCTAAAGAGTGAGCGCCAGGCTAACCTTCTAAAGGCTGCCGTACAGGGAGCAAACCTGGCAAAATTCAGGGGGTGAGGGGAATGAGGATCACAGTTTTTAGGGACAGAGGAAGCGATGAAAGCTATCACCCTGACAACCCTCTGTTTTTCCCATCATAATGATAAGTTATAACCTTATTAAAACTACGGCATTGATAAACATTTTCAATATCATTTAATTAACTATAATGAACCAACTGATTACGCGGCGTTAACAGCATCTGCGCCGCCAAACACTAGTGGAGAAGATGAACATGAGTTATACACTGCCATCCCTGCCTTACGCTTACGACGCCCTGGAACCACACTTCG encodes the following:
- the rhaR gene encoding HTH-type transcriptional activator RhaR; this translates as MAGHLMLKKADFFASATQPVAVADRYPQNVFAEHTHDFCELVLVWRGNGLHILNDRSYRITCGDLFYIRAEDRHSYESVNDLVLHNIIFCPERLKLNVDWGDLLHSNDVRWRLSSHGMAQARQLIAQLEHESPKPDALSLCLTESLFLQLCIMLRRHRYQPQDATGLERGETLDLLMGVLGKSLETPFDLQHFCQQQQVTERNLRQLFRQQTGMSVSQYLRQLRICQAQDLLRHSEMLIGDIATRCGFEDSNYFSVVFTKETGLTPRMWRQRYAAAV
- a CDS encoding L-rhamnose isomerase; translation: MTTTIDRAWELAKQRFAAVGVDVEAALHQLDRLPVSMHCWQGDDVAGFENPEGTLSGGIQATGNYPGKARNAAELRADLEQALSLIPGPKRLNLHAIYLESDTPVSRDKIKPEHFKNWVEWAKANKLGLDFNPSCFSHPLSADGFTLSHADDKIRQFWIDHVKASRKVSAYFGEQLGTPSVMNIWIPDGMKDITVDRLAPRQRLLEALDEVISEKLNPAHHIDAVESKLFGIGAESYTVGSNEFYFGYATSRQTALCLDAGHFHPTEVISDKISSAMLYVPRLLLHVSRPVRWDSDHVVLLDDETQAIASEIIRHDLFDRVHIGLDFFDASINRIAAWVIGTRNMKKALLRALLEPTETLRQLEKEGDYTARLALLEEQKCLPWQAVWEMYCQRNDTPADAQWLNTVRHYEKETLSKRA
- the rhaS gene encoding HTH-type transcriptional activator RhaS, which encodes MTILHGFDFFPSGAASVAIEPRLPQAAFPEHHHDFCEIVIVEHGTGTHVFNGQPYTLSGGSVCFVRDHDRHLYEHTENLCLTNILYRAPDAFCFLSGLDKLLPQEQDGIYPSHWRVNQPVLQQVRGLIEQFENVGESPDTHAVANREILFMQLLVLLRKGSMAEGATNSEGRLNQLMAWLEEHFAEDVCWEQLASQFTLSLRTLHRQLKQQTGMTPQRYLNRLRLMKARHLLRHGEESVTDIAFQCGFGDSNHFSTLFKREFAWSPREIRQGRDTQLQ
- the rhaT gene encoding L-rhamnose/proton symporter RhaT, which produces MSNAIAMGILWHLVGAASAACFYAPFKKVQRWSWETMWAVGGFVSWIVLPWAVSATLLPDFWSYYGAFGASTLLPVFLFGAMWGIGNINYGLTMRYLGMSMGIGIAIGITLIVGTLMTPIIAGKFDVLIGTPGGRMTLLGVLVAVIGVAIVTRAGQLKERQMGIRAEEFNLKKGLVLAVMCGIFSAGMSFAMDAAKPMHEAAAALGVDPLYVALPSYVVIMGGGAVINLGFCFIRLAKMKHLSIKADFSVAKPLIIANVLFAALGGLMWYLQFFFYAWGHAKIPAQYDYMSWMLHMSFYVLCGGLVGLIMKEWKSAGRRPVGVLSVGCVVIILAANIVGLGMAN
- the rhaB gene encoding rhamnulokinase; its protein translation is MTVRHSVAVDLGASSGRVMLARFESGTRHICLREIHRFSNCLKQVEETTAWDLDALESEIRIGLQKACDEGIRIDSIGIDTWGVDFVLIDRDGNRVGLPVSYRDSRTDGVMDRALGELGREEIYRRTGIQFLPFNTLYQLRALSEQQPELLDKVEHALLIPDYFCYRLTGALNWEYTNATTTQLVNINSDSWDETLLAWAGVPQKWFGTPTHPGNVIGQWVCREGNKIPVVSVATHDTASAVIGAPLKDKDAAYLSSGTWSLMGIENKTPYATPKSLAANITNEGGAEGRYRVLKNIMGLWLLQRVTRELGITDLSDLIARTQLIPACKFVINPNDDRFINPESMSHEIQTACRESHQPVPLTDSELARCIFDSLALLYAQILKELADLRGRPVSCLHIVGGGSQNALLNQLCADACGVPVLAGPVEASTLGNVGCQLMALDEITDVDDFRKVVAANYELTPFSPQTDSEIARYVAQFQHNRQTCKEFCA